In the genome of Triticum urartu cultivar G1812 chromosome 5, Tu2.1, whole genome shotgun sequence, one region contains:
- the LOC125555579 gene encoding uncharacterized protein LOC125555579 — MYAGDVLGLGMVCKCRSILVVPYDFAMEDPLAAENATDGDAVRAGFSVRRKSDVGWYSEWRPPDASAPTLRLAGRVLLFCQVQAGRARAAAGHGLKPTQVHGGAAHLLVSSLHFVESAATASPIDVLFYSFSDPSFSYVPQ, encoded by the exons ATGTACGCCGGTGACGTACTGGGCCTAGGCATGGTGTGCAAGTGCAGGTCGATTTTGGTCGTCCCGTACGACTTTGCCATGGAGGATCCCCTGGCCGCCGAGAACGCCACCGACGGGGACGCCGTGAGGGCGGGGTTCTCGGTGCGACGGAAGTCTGACGTCGGCTGGTACAGCGAGTGGAGGCCTCCGGACGCTTCTGCTCCGACGCTCAGGCTAGCGGGTCGTGTCCTACTCTTTTGTCAGGTTCAG GCGGGACGAGCGCGAGCAGCGGCGGGACATGGACTCAAGCCAACACAGGTTCATGGCGGAGCAGCTCACCTGCTGGTCTCCAGTCTCCACTTCGTAGAGTCGGCAGCAACTGCCTCACCAATTGATGTGCTCTTTTATTCCTTCTCAGATCCATCTTTTTCATACGTACCTCAATAA